TTTGAGTAgtttcttcttctttcttttgaatgtttgaattaaaactgAACGGTTTTCCAGCACCAAAAGAAAATGTTGAATTACCATTGGTAATTGTTCCTGTAGaagttcccgaaaacaaactAGATGATTGGGATGTTGAATTCATTCCAAAACTAAAACCAGTTTTAGTTGTAGTTATTGCAGGCAGACCAGGGGTAGAAATTGTTGTCGAGTTAGTTCCAAATGAAAAGCCAGTACTTTTTTTGGGAGTTTGGTCTGTGTTGGAAGTAGAAGTTGTTGTTGGAGTTTTTGAAACATTTCCCAAAGAGAAACCACTtgtagttgttgttgttaGAGTTTTTGAAACATTTCCCAAAGAGAAACCACTTATAGTTGTTGTTGTTGGAGTTTTTGAAACATTTCCCAAAGAGAAACCACTtgtagttgttgttgttgaagTTTTTGAAACATTTCCCAAAGAGAAACCACTtgtagttgttgttgttgaagTTTTTGAAACATTTCCCAAAGAGAAACCACTtgtagttgttgttgttggAGTTTTTGAAACATTTCCAAAAGAGAAGCCACTTGTAGTTGTTGAAACATTTCCCAAAGAGAAGCCACTTGTAGTTGTTGAAACATTTCCCAAAGAGAAGCCACTTGTAGTTGTTGCCGTTGGAGTTTTTGAAGCAATCCCAAAAGAGAAACCAGTGGTTCCTGTAGTTGTgtcttgtttattatttgatgtagGAGTTCCAAATATGTTACTTGTTTTTTCTGTTACTAATGTATTTCTATTAGTAGTTGATGTGCTTGAAAATAAGCTTGATCCAGTAGgagtagattttttttcactattaacattttgtttaaaatcaCCCTTTTCACCACCAGACTTTgattctttattattaaagtattcATCTTGAATATCTTTCAAATGCTTTTCATAATCCTTAAATATTGGTGACAGAATACATATAGGAGTTTCTTTAACATGTTTTTCAATCCATTCTGATACTGATACATTCAGtccttgaatatttttataataatttaattttctttcatcAATTTCATCTTTATCCCCACCTGATTCTTTTGTTTCTCGTGAATCTTTCTTCTCTGgtgaaattttgttttcaattgGTTTATCCTTTTTAGCTGTTGGCATATTAAAGTTTGGACCAGTTGAAGACATTTTAAATGGTGATGAAGATGAAGAAGTGAATACATTACTGGATACATTTGCCGTAGGAGCAGAAGAAGGACTGCTTTTTGGAGCAGGAGTGGGGCTGCTTTTTGAAGCGAAACTGAAAGTGCTCAGAGGAGTTGAGGTAGTTTGAATTTTAAAGGGACTTTCACTTTGGGCTTCTTTAGAATCCAATTTAGTGTCGGTTTGTGGGAATTTAATTCCTGTAGGACTAGTTGTTGTTGATTTGCCAAATAGAGATGACTGGTTTGTTGATGATGTCACTGGTGCTGAAGATCCTAAAGCAGTAAATCCCGAAGAGCTAGCACTGGTTGTGAAAGGTTTCGATGAAAAGAGAGAAGAAGATCCTTCAGTAACACTTGGACTTGATAAAGATGTATTGGCTTTATTTCCATTTGTTAAGTTGGCCAAAAAATCAAATGAAGTCTTTTGAGTTTTATTGAAGCCACCAAATCCACTAAATACACTTTTTTGACcctgaaaacataaaaaaaataaacaaatgtttatgtaatgtgtatgtgtgtaatGTTTCAGCtcaaatttttaagttttttttttatcataagtttttaagaatatatattatgtgaatttgtTTTCCAACTGTTGCTGTGATTTAAATCTGAATATTATTTagcttacaaaaaaaaatcctttttaattgtataattattataaaggtaTTGACATTTACTTCATTATTTCCAATATTCGACCGCCTCTTAGCAGTTCGTATTACGCGTTTCTCCAAAACTTCTTTTGGTGCCATTTTAAATCCCTCTGTGTCTTCGGGTTCATTAGAATCTTCCTGATCCCAATTATCATGATTAAGTTCTGTGGTTGCTGCTCTTTTTACTGACATTTTTCAATAGATTTTAGCCAAAAATAATCAAAGGAGAGATAAGCTACTAGCTTATATCAGACAGCGAGACACAAATGCGTTTTATAAATTAGCAGTGTTGTACATTTTTAGATACgtatctttaaataaattcaaatacaatttaaacgaCTGCCAAAATTACTTGATCGTAAAAAACTTGAGAATTGAGATATATTTCGATATTTACTGGTCGCACATTTTCCACACTATGACAGTATGACTATACAGTGACATAAGTCATGATGTGaccatatataaaaaagtactctGTGGATGTGACTGGTGAGTGGTGACAGATTAACATAGAAAAACTGGAATACTtaatattctaggaggtagcaacgttgacaagtgagcatttttaaccgacttcaaaaaaaggaggaggttatcaattcggccggtatatttttttttttttatgtatgtacaccgattactccgaggtttctgaaccgatttacgtgattctttttttgttcgatgcgggatggtgtcgaattggtcccataaaaattttattcggataggcccagtagtttttattttatgagcatttttgtctgtaggtatttgtaaattttgcaagtgcaagtttgaagtcggttgtttttaacgcagttatcacttgtagtatagttggttctttcttggttctttgatatgctgttcctcttgctatttcggttacagtccgggctgtctggctggccgcagtggttgcgtttattagtgcgcatcttatctgcacaggaaaatatccttaatttaaggtcatttttaacgcataatttttaatctttttcatttagatagatccattagacatacattttttattgcaagaagtttttttcgttgttaaataggtgccagacgcaatttttatttcaaaataattaaaatatcaccgaaataagtgaaattccatcaacatgagtccccgtgaaggataagtaatccacagagtaatcactgtgttacatatactatatataatattcattttactatttacaatttttttgcaacaatctaccatggTGCCtccttttcccaacgaacctcaaattgGACGttaaatgtaaacttgataaaaaccaaatacatatcatcaaattcatattaatacccaaaagtgtaataaatatgaaagcatctattaaaaatattagtttactaattatttaatataagtattaaaaaaggatagtataatataagtaataaagttattagttgcttattttttaagcggactcatgttgatgtaatttcacttatttcgatgacattttaattattttaaataaaaaattgcgtatggcacccatttaatttaacaacgaataaaacgtcttgcaataaaaaaaatatgtctgatggatctatctaaaggcaaaagattaaaaattacgcgttaaaaaatgactaagTATATAACTTAAGTATAtcttcctgtgcagataagatgcgcactaataaacgcagccagacagcccggactgtaaccgaaa
This window of the Colias croceus chromosome 5, ilColCroc2.1 genome carries:
- the LOC123692009 gene encoding nuclear pore complex protein Nup50 isoform X1, giving the protein MSVKRAATTELNHDNWDQEDSNEPEDTEGFKMAPKEVLEKRVIRTAKRRSNIGNNEGQKSVFSGFGGFNKTQKTSFDFLANLTNGNKANTSLSSPSVTEGSSSLFSSKPFTTSASSSGFTALGSSAPVTSSTNQSSLFGKSTTTSPTGIKFPQTDTKLDSKEAQSESPFKIQTTSTPLSTFSFASKSSPTPAPKSSPSSAPTANVSSNVFTSSSSSPFKMSSTGPNFNMPTAKKDKPIENKISPEKKDSRETKESGGDKDEIDERKLNYYKNIQGLNVSVSEWIEKHVKETPICILSPIFKDYEKHLKDIQDEYFNNKESKSGGEKGDFKQNVNSEKKSTPTGSSLFSSTSTTNRNTLVTEKTSNIFGTPTSNNKQDTTTGTTGFSFGIASKTPTATTTSGFSLGNVSTTTSGFSLGNVSTTTSGFSFGNVSKTPTTTTTSGFSLGNVSKTSTTTTTSGFSLGNVSKTSTTTTTSGFSLGNVSKTPTTTTISGFSLGNVSKTLTTTTTSGFSLGNVSKTPTTTSTSNTDQTPKKSTGFSFGTNSTTISTPGLPAITTTKTGFSFGMNSTSQSSSLFSGTSTGTITNGNSTFSFGAGKPFSFNSNIQKKEEETTQSNNNEDEDQPPKVEFTPLVEENSVFDKKCKVFFKKDGNFVDKGVCTLYIKKIEESGKHQLLVRANTTLGTVLLNMILSASIPTQRMGKNNVMLVCIPTPDAKPPPTPVLIRVKTSEEADDLLEILNKYKM
- the LOC123692009 gene encoding nuclear pore complex protein Nup50 isoform X2 translates to MSVKRAATTELNHDNWDQEDSNEPEDTEGFKMAPKEVLEKRVIRTAKRRSNIGNNEGQKSVFSGFGGFNKTQKTSFDFLANLTNGNKANTSLSSPSVTEGSSSLFSSKPFTTSASSSGFTALGSSAPVTSSTNQSSLFGKSTTTSPTGIKFPQTDTKLDSKEAQSESPFKIQTTSTPLSTFSFASKSSPTPAPKSSPSSAPTANVSSNVFTSSSSSPFKMSSTGPNFNMPTAKKDKPIENKISPEKKDSRETKESGGDKDEIDERKLNYYKNIQGLNVSVSEWIEKHVKETPICILSPIFKDYEKHLKDIQDEYFNNKESKSGGEKGDFKQNVNSEKKSTPTGSSLFSSTSTTNRNTLVTEKTSNIFGTPTSNNKQDTTTGTTGFSFGIASKTPTATTTSGFSLGNVSTTTSGFSFGNVSKTPTTTTTSGFSLGNVSKTSTTTTTSGFSLGNVSKTSTTTTTSGFSLGNVSKTPTTTTISGFSLGNVSKTLTTTTTSGFSLGNVSKTPTTTSTSNTDQTPKKSTGFSFGTNSTTISTPGLPAITTTKTGFSFGMNSTSQSSSLFSGTSTGTITNGNSTFSFGAGKPFSFNSNIQKKEEETTQSNNNEDEDQPPKVEFTPLVEENSVFDKKCKVFFKKDGNFVDKGVCTLYIKKIEESGKHQLLVRANTTLGTVLLNMILSASIPTQRMGKNNVMLVCIPTPDAKPPPTPVLIRVKTSEEADDLLEILNKYKM
- the LOC123692009 gene encoding nuclear pore complex protein Nup50 isoform X3 gives rise to the protein MSVKRAATTELNHDNWDQEDSNEPEDTEGFKMAPKEVLEKRVIRTAKRRSNIGNNEGQKSVFSGFGGFNKTQKTSFDFLANLTNGNKANTSLSSPSVTEGSSSLFSSKPFTTSASSSGFTALGSSAPVTSSTNQSSLFGKSTTTSPTGIKFPQTDTKLDSKEAQSESPFKIQTTSTPLSTFSFASKSSPTPAPKSSPSSAPTANVSSNVFTSSSSSPFKMSSTGPNFNMPTAKKDKPIENKISPEKKDSRETKESGGDKDEIDERKLNYYKNIQGLNVSVSEWIEKHVKETPICILSPIFKDYEKHLKDIQDEYFNNKESKSGGEKGDFKQNVNSEKKSTPTGSSLFSSTSTTNRNTLVTEKTSNIFGTPTSNNKQDTTTGTTGFSFGIASKTPTATTTSGFSLGNVSTTTSGFSLGNVSTTTSGFSFGNVSKTPTTTTTSGFSLGNVSKTSTTTTTSGFSLGNVSKTPTTTTISGFSLGNVSKTLTTTTTSGFSLGNVSKTPTTTSTSNTDQTPKKSTGFSFGTNSTTISTPGLPAITTTKTGFSFGMNSTSQSSSLFSGTSTGTITNGNSTFSFGAGKPFSFNSNIQKKEEETTQSNNNEDEDQPPKVEFTPLVEENSVFDKKCKVFFKKDGNFVDKGVCTLYIKKIEESGKHQLLVRANTTLGTVLLNMILSASIPTQRMGKNNVMLVCIPTPDAKPPPTPVLIRVKTSEEADDLLEILNKYKM